Proteins encoded within one genomic window of Episyrphus balteatus chromosome 1, idEpiBalt1.1, whole genome shotgun sequence:
- the LOC129906062 gene encoding putative nuclease HARBI1, whose protein sequence is MDSIVFYFNSRENLFAQIKRKRMDLRFKATKILELPDELFIKHFRLNKPAFKYVLRELKRQLPPVARSSSISPELKLAASLRFLAEGGYQHGVGQDFNLGMAQSTISVVLSEVLNILEVQLCPRWISLAMTEEEKSEARLHFYRKGRIPGVIMCIDGTHIKISKPTGENSHLFLNRKGFYSLNAMIVCDHEQKIRYVDAKYPGSSHDSVVWGNSEAYQYFKSLYDNGDRNTRLLGVGTPKSRFNTTHSKARNVIERTFGVWKNWCRCCLGARQLHYSPTKAIQIVNVAAALHNIRIHFKSNDQNVADFEEGDDAGEEEEREDVPEEINQNNIYQEQANVLRNEFLVNF, encoded by the exons atggattccattgttttttattttaattcgagGGAAAATCTTTTTGCCCAAATAAAAAGGAAACGTATGGATTTACGGTTCAAGGCAACAAAAATCCTTGAACTCCCCGATGAACT atttataAAGCACTTCAGATTAAATAAGCCAGCCTTTAAGTATGTTCTACGTGAACTTAAGCGGCAACTCCCCCCGGTTGCAAGGTCATCATCGATTTCACCAGAATTGAAACTGGCTGCGAGCTTAAGGTTCTTGGCTGAAGGTGGATATCAGCATGGAGTTGGGCAGGACTTCAATTTAGGGATGGCGCAGTCAACAATATCAGTTGTGCTCAGCGAAGTGCTTAACATTTTGGAAGTGCAGTTATGTCCGAGATGGATAAGTCTTGCCATGACGGAAGAGGAAAAAAGTGAAGCTCGTTTGCATTTTTACAGGAAAGGCAGAATACCTGGTGTCATAATGTGCATAGACGGAACccatataaaaatttcaaagccCACTGGAGAAAATTCACATCTGTTTTTGAACCGAAAAGGATTTTATAGTTTAAATGCAATGATCG TTTGTGATCATGAACAGAAAATCCGATACGTGGATGCAAAATATCCTGGTTCCAGTCATGACAGTGTTGTATGGGGAAACAGTGAGGCATATCAGTACTTCAAGTCCTTGTACGATAATGGGGATAGAAACACAAGATTGCTTG GTGTTGGAACCCCCAAAAGTCGATTCAATACAACCCACAGCAAGGCCCGCAATGTTATTGAAAGGACTTTTGGGGTTTGGAAAAATTGGTGCAGATGTTGCTTGGGTGCTCGGCAGCTGCACTATTCACCGACTAAAGCTATCCAAATAGTTAATGTTGCCGCAGCACTCCACAACATAAGAATtcatttcaaatcaaatgatCAAAATGTTGCAGATTTTGAAGAAGGAGACGATGCCGGAGAAGAAGAGGAAAGGGAAGATGTTCCTGAAGAAATCAATCAAAACAACATATACCAGGAACAAGCGAACGTTCTGCGAAATgaatttttagtaaatttttaa
- the LOC129906061 gene encoding uncharacterized protein LOC129906061, with the protein MESNKKKRITNRDQFHEMVERMKIEPDIAKNFTKKSPEEVQVFWQNLAETLNAQGPPIKEVAEWKKVWSDLKSSLRKKLSQNKRLLNATGGGPYEQVNFSPLEEDVIQLLCLRDCVDGIPQTQAFGMPKKRRLGATFVASSVTPPVCSLQNSFSEEAGLTIEVLDESFGIVEKENDTNIPNISNPTPKPKPTTNTKPPTQTKLLEDQIGLQKNLYEKVTDIMTENLKLHQELDSKMEKISLSLQRLERHEEKKNNILQSFLQENVRHNFKIESLMKRQEGSETVSDMSD; encoded by the exons ATGGAAAGTAACAAAAa aaaaagAATAACAAATCGTGACCAGTTCCACGAGATGGTCGAAAGAATGAAAATCGAACCTGATATAGCCAAAAACTTCACCAAAAAGTCTCCGGAGGAGGTTCAAGTATTTTGGCAAAACTTGGCGGAAACTTTAAATGCTCAGGGTCCACCAATAAAAGAAGTTGCGGAGTGGAAAAAG GTTTGGTCTGACTTAAAATCCTCATTGAGGAAAAAGTTATCTCAAAATAAAAGATTGCTAAATGCAACGGGTGGTGGCCCATATGAACAAGTTAACTTTAGTCCGTTAGAAGAAGACGTTATTCAGCTCTTGTGCCTAAGAGACTGTGTCGATGGTATTCCCCAGACCCAAGCTTTTGGAATGCCAAAAAAACGAAGGCTTGGGGCAACATTCGTGGCCAGTTCAGTTACACCACCTGTTTGTTCCCTTCAAAACAGTTTTTCCGAAGAAGCAGGTTTAACGATCGAAGTCTTAGATGAAAGCTTCGGAATCGTAGAAAAAGAGAACGACACCAATATACCCAACATTTCAAACCCAACGCCAAAACCAAAACCAACTACAAATACAAAACCACCAACCCAAACTAAATTGTTGGAAGACCAAATTGGTCTTCAAAAAAACCTTTATGAAAAGGTTACAGACATAATGACAGAAAACCTTAAACTGCACCAGGAACTTGATTCCAAGATGGAAAAAATTTCCCTCTCTCTACAGAGATTAGAGAGGCATGAGGAGAAGAAAAATAACATTCTACAATCATTTCTTCAAGAGAATGTCCGACACAACTTTAAAATAGAAAGTTTAATGAAAAGACAAGAAGGATCGGAAACTGTGTCAGACATGTCTGATTAA